One stretch of Oncorhynchus clarkii lewisi isolate Uvic-CL-2024 chromosome 3, UVic_Ocla_1.0, whole genome shotgun sequence DNA includes these proteins:
- the LOC139392807 gene encoding ras-related protein Rab-5A-like: MASRGGATRPNGPNTGNKISQFKLVLLGESAVGKSSLVLRFVKGQFHEFQESTIGAAFLTQTVCLDDTTVKFEIWDTAGQERYHSLAPMYYRGAQAAIVVYDITNKESFARAKNWVKELQRQASPNIVIALAGNKADLANKRALDFQDAQSYAEDNSLLFMETSAKTSMNVNEMFMAIAKKLPKNEPQAAGANSGRNRGVDLTETAQPASRSCCST, encoded by the exons ATGGCAAGTAGGGGTGGTGCAACACGACCCAATGGGCCGAACACAGGCAACAAGATCTCCCAGTTCAAATTAGTACTCTTAGGGGAGTCCGCTGTGGGAAAGTCCAGTCTGGTACTTCGTTTTGTCAAGGGCCAGTTTCATGAATTCCAAGAGAGCACAATTGGAG CTGCCTTCCTGACTCAGACAGTATGTTTGGATGACACAACAGTCAAGTTTGAGATCTGGGACACAGCTGGTCAGGAGCGCTACCACAGCCTAGCACCCATGTACTACAGAGGTGCCCAGGCCGCCATCGTGGTCTACGACATAACTAACAAA GAGTCCTTTGCACGAGCAAAGAACTGGGTTAAGGAGCTTCAGAGACAAGCCAGTCCAAATATTGTAATAGCGTTGGCTGGGAACAAAGCTGACCTTGCAAACAAACGAGCATTGGATTTTCAG GATGCCCAGTCATACGCAGAGGATAACAGTTTACTGTTCATGGAAACATCAGCAAAGACCTCTATGAACGTTAATGAGATGTTCATGGCTATTG CAAAGAAATTACCCAAGAACGAGCCTCAAGCTGCCGGAGCGAACAGTGGACGGAACCGGGGAGTGGATCTTACGGAGACAGCTCAGCCAGCCAGCCGCTCCTGCTGCAGTACCTAA